The Kazachstania africana CBS 2517 chromosome 8, complete genome genome contains a region encoding:
- the HEM12 gene encoding uroporphyrinogen decarboxylase HEM12 (similar to Saccharomyces cerevisiae HEM12 (YDR047W); ancestral locus Anc_3.294) yields MTSSLTIKKDFPPLKNDLILRTLKGETVERPPCWIMRQAGRYLPEYHEVKNGRNFFELCQDAELASEVTLQPIRRYEGLIDAAIIFSDILVIPQAMGMNVEMIDGRGPVFQHPIRTVQDIEDVLNYEVALEKSLLWAFDSIRLTRMKLNGEVPLFGFIGAPWTLLVYMVEGGSSKIFRFVKELINTYPELIHKLLNKITDVAIEFLCKQVVAGAQLLQVFESWGGELSSMDFDEFSLPYLKRISETVPQRLKEYGVEDKIPMIIFAKNSWYALDKLCGLNFDAVSLDWSWDPTYATKINNGRVTLQGNLDPGIIYGSEEIISKKVEHMITSFGGGKRHYIVNFGHGTHPFMDPEKIRFFLQECHRIGSQ; encoded by the coding sequence ATGACCTCTTCATTGACTATAAAGAAGGATTTCCCACCGTTGAAGAATGATCTTATCCTAAGGACATTGAAAGGAGAAACGGTCGAAAGGCCACCATGCTGGATAATGAGACAAGCTGGTCGTTATTTGCCAGAGTACCACGAGGTAAAAAACGGTAGAAACTTTTTTGAGCTATGTCAGGATGCAGAATTGGCCTCTGAGGTCACTTTACAGCCaattagaagatatgaaGGATTAATCGACGCTgctatcattttcagtgACATATTGGTTATCCCACAGGCTATGGGGATGAACGTTGAAATGATCGATGGCAGAGGTCCCGTTTTCCAACATCCTATCAGAACAGTacaagatattgaagatgtaTTAAATTACGAGGTTGCATTGGAGAAGAGTCTCTTATGGgcatttgattcaattaGACTCACtagaatgaaattgaatggtGAAGTGCCACTGTTTGGCTTCATCGGTGCACCATGGACGCTTTTAGTCTACATGGTAGAGGGTGGTTCAAGTAAGATTTTCAGATTTGTCAAGGAATTAATCAATACGTACCCAGAATTGATTcataaattattgaataagaTTACAGACGTGGCAATCGAATTTCTTTGCAAGCAAGTTGTTGCTGGTGCCCAACTGTTACAAGTCTTTGAAAGTTGGGGCGGCgaactttcttcaatggaTTTCGATGAATTTTCGTTACCttatttgaaaaggatCAGTGAAACGGTACCACAAAGACTCAAAGAATATGGTGTAGAGGATAAGATTCCAATGATCATCTTTGCTAAAAATTCATGGTACGCTCTTGATAAATTGTGTGGCTTGAATTTCGATGCTGTTTCCTTAGACTGGTCATGGGACCCCACATATGCAACTAAAATTAACAACGGTCGTGTCACTTTACAAGGAAACTTAGATCCAGGTATCATTTATGGTAGTGAAGAGATCATTTCTAAGAAAGTGGAGCATATGATAACGAGCTTTGGCGGTGGTAAAAGACATTATATTGTTAATTTTGGCCATGGTACCCATCCATTCATGGATCcagaaaaaattagattcTTCTTACAAGAATGCCATAGAATTGGATCTCAATAG
- the OAZ1 gene encoding Oaz1p (similar to Saccharomyces cerevisiae OAZ1 (YPL052W); ancestral locus Anc_8.504), with product MSDSVEDTLRTKESKIINFLTSGASIGGFIDESISVSFPIRNLIKKQVNEIVPLQVCRYSMTPNGFRDWCADIDPKSDVPMNQLVEFYWDVILLMESKFMVENVDFLQFRKYLIDRFNRKVNYAKSAVPSLSFWRNIGDYYNLLYLPDFLNNLIYCKVTSDVILHITIQDTDIPNLVNHFKDVLLIFLEFADLVKCTKIRLYLNKNFNFIYLNKILKNLNWISGKVVKNENRDDNIPTIDDLMCSDENFIILEFDA from the exons ATGAGTGATTCAGTTGAGGATACGTTAAGGACGAAAGAGTCCAAGatcataaattttttgactAGCGGGGCTAGTATAGGTGGGTTCATCGATGAGTCGATATCGGTATCATTCCCCATAAGAAACCTTATAAAGAAACAAGTGAATGAAATAGTACCACTGCAAGTATGCAGATATTCTATGACGCCGAATGGCTTCCGTGATTGGTGTGCG GACATCGATCCTAAGAGTGATGTCCCTATGAATCAGCTTGTTGAATTTTATTGGGATGTCATACTTCTAATGGAATCTAAATTTATGGTAGAAAACGTGGATTTTTTACAATTTAGAAAATACTTAATTGACAGATTCAATAGGAAAGTCAATTATGCTAAATCAGCCGTACCATCGTTGTCATTTTGGAGAAATATTGGCGATTACTACAATTTACTCTATTTACCCgattttttaaataatcTGATCTATTGCAAAGTTACATCCGATGTCATACTACACATCACGATCCAAGATACAGATATTCCAAACCTGGTTAATCATTTCAAAGACGTTCTATTGATTTTCTTAGAATTTGCAGATCTGGTTAAATGCACTAAAATACGATTGTATCTTAACAAgaattttaatttcatttatttgaataaaattctAAAAAACTTAAACTGGATTAGTGGTAAAGttgttaaaaatgaaaatagaGATGATAATATTCCGACGATTGATGATTTAATGTGTAGTGATGAAAACTTTATAATACTAGAATTCGATGCCTAA
- the ARL3 gene encoding Arf family GTPase ARL3 (similar to Saccharomyces cerevisiae ARL3 (YPL051W); ancestral locus Anc_8.502), whose product MFHLAKGLYKNWNQKEQYSVLILGLDNAGKTTFLEQLKKQYDIASKSADRIKPTVGQNVAIIPINKSINLKIWDIGGHESLRSMWSNYYPNCHGIIFVVDSTDNLRINECKDALTKLITDDNVEGIPILMLANKQDRPDTMEIQDIKEIFNQIAEHFNARDSRVLPMSALNGDGVKDALDWLQVRLERNKKNRPPTRK is encoded by the coding sequence ATGTTTCATTTAGCTAAGGGTTTGTATAAGAACTGGAATCAAAAGGAACAGTATTCAGTCCTCATATTGGGTCTCGATAACGCAGGTAAGACTACGTTTTTAgagcaattgaaaaaacaatatgATATAGCCTCGAAATCTGCTGATAGAATTAAACCAACGGTGGGACAAAATGTCGCCATAATACCgataaataaatcaattaatttgaagatttggGACATTGGTGGACATGAATCTTTAAGATCCATGTGGTCAAATTATTATCCGAATTGCCATGGAATCATATTCGTTGTCGATAGTACAGATAATCTTAGAATTAATGAATGTAAAGATGCATTGACAAAGCTGATAACAGATGATAACGTCGAAGGAATACCTATCTTAATGTTAGCAAATAAGCAGGATAGACCGGATACGATGgaaattcaagatattaaagaaatttttaaccAAATTGCTGAACATTTTAATGCAAGAGACAGCCGTGTCTTACCAATGAGTGCTTTAAATGGTGATGGTGTTAAAGATGCTCTAGATTGGCTCCAAGTAAGGTTGGaaagaaacaagaaaaataggCCCCCAACTCgtaaatga
- the MNN9 gene encoding mannosyltransferase complex subunit MNN9 (similar to Saccharomyces cerevisiae MNN9 (YPL050C); ancestral locus Anc_8.500): MVSFALISYKLRKNPFLLVILPIISILAVFLIFIRNGEHPMLGIENLSISNHKWAHEVENTWYFPFTNKFKMPKYSYKRKQSNWLFNDHVDDIIPEGHIAHYDLNKLRSTAYAAVNKERVLILTPMQTFHKQYWENLLQLTYPRELIELGFIIPRTKTGENALKELEIAIKKVQSDKKNQRFAKITILRQDSQSFDQLAEKDRHSILVQKERRAAMALARNELLFSTLGPHTAWVLWLDADIIETPPTVIQDMTSHDKSVLAANVYQKYFDNDEKKMAIRPYDFNNWRESDIGLEIAANMDENEIIVEGYSEIATYRPLMAHFYNADGQVTDEMELDGVGGGCTLVKADVHRDGAMFPNFPFYHLIETEGFAKMAKRLNYGVFGLPNYLVYHIEEFNT, encoded by the coding sequence ATGGTATCGTTTGCCTTGATCTCGTATAAACTGAGGAAGAACCCATTTCTGCTGGTAATTTTGCCAATTATTTCGATTTTGGCTGTTTTCCTGATATTTATTAGAAATGGTGAACACCCAATGTTAGGTATCGAAAatctatcaatatcaaatcacAAGTGGGCACATGAAGTAGAGAATACGTGGTATTTCCCATTCACCAACAAGTTCAAGATGCCTAAATATTCTTACAAGAGAAAGCAAAGCAATTGGTTATTCAATGATCATGTCGATGATATTATACCTGAAGGCCACATTGCACACTACGACTTGAACAAATTACGTTCCACTGCTTATGCTGCGGTTAACAAGGAACGCGTACTAATTTTAACACCAATGCAAACGTTTCATAAGCAATATTGggaaaatttattacaatTAACTTATCCACGCGAATTGATCGAACTAGGATTCATTATACCAAGAACCAAGACAGGGGAAAATGCCTTGAAGGAGCTAGAGATAGCAATTAAGAAAGTTCAAAGTGATAAGAAGAATCAAAGATTTGCCAAGATTACAATTTTGAGACAGGATTCACAAAGTTTTGATCAGTTAGCGGAAAAAGATAGACATAGCATTTTGGTACAGAAGGAAAGACGTGCTGCTATGGCTCTAGCCAGAAATGAGTTACTATTTTCCACTCTTGGCCCTCATACTGCATGGGTCTTATGGTTAGACGCTGATATTATCGAAACTCCACCAACTGTCATTCAAGACATGACTTCTCACGATAAATCTGTACTGGCGGCAAATGTTTaccaaaaatattttgataatgacgagaaaaaaatggccATCAGGCCCTACGATTTCAATAACTGGCGAGAAAGTGATATTGGACTTGAAATCGCAGCAAACAtggatgaaaatgaaattattgtGGAAGGTTATTCAGAGATTGCAACGTATAGACCGTTAATGGCACATTTTTACAATGCTGATGGCCAGGTTACGGATGAAATGGAGCTTGATGGTGTTGGAGGGGGATGTACATTAGTTAAGGCCGATGTTCATAGAGACGGTGCTATGTTCCCAAATTTCCCATTCTACCATTTGATTGAAACTGAAGGTTTTGCTAAGATGGCTAAAAGATTGAATTACGGAGTCTTTGGTCTACCAAACTATTTAGTTTATCacattgaagaatttaataCCTAA
- the DIG1 gene encoding Dig1p (similar to Saccharomyces cerevisiae DIG2 (YDR480W) and DIG1 (YPL049C); ancestral locus Anc_8.499) has product MTEKLVPKNEKLQKIGLLCVSPGLQEEGLDNKMLSTIETSKAIEKDQKSVVSNLSLSSSSSSENKDVSHLIVQQNENNGKVEDVITSAKEDSEEPEVKQSESPSSLLQLSQKSLKRSKIPPPIGIPNSNSSSRTNSTAASKPSTGKQSAGISKPRVKYLGKTPKFSNSIANYARIPRTAFLPSTTSQLYMTPFSHQPLAPPHPMQFHYPPYSAYGMYPYMPRNSTPYYQDFPPMAQSIYPATRGQSQEPEESEFDDEDEEEEEEEEEESADLAIEDGATPTPIFTRHPIHNDTISGEIRIMQDRFSFDFNLKSESVDRKMFLSICNKIWKESKELARNNRSPR; this is encoded by the coding sequence ATGACAGAGAAGTTAGTACCAAAGAACGAGAAGCTACAGAAGATTGGGTTGCTCTGTGTATCGCCGGGCTTGCAGGAAGAAGGATTAGATAATAAGATGCTGAGTACCATAGAGACTTCAAAGGCGATTGAAAAGGATCAGAAGTCTGTTGTATCGAATCTGTCGCTATCTTCTTCCAGTTCTTCAGAGAACAAAGATGTGTCTCATTTGATTGTACAAcagaatgaaaataatggtaaAGTGGAAGATGTTATAACATCAGCCAAGGAGGATAGTGAGGAACCAGAAGTAAAACAATCAGAATCACCCTCGTCACTATTGCAATTATCtcaaaaatctttgaaaaggaGTAAAATCCCGCCTCCAATAGGTATACCTAACAGTAACAGTTCAAGTAGAACAAACTCTACGGCGGCTTCAAAACCATCCACCGGAAAACAATCTGCAGGTATAAGCAAACCAAGAGTGAAATATCTTGGGAAGACACCTAAATTCAGTAATAGCATCGCTAACTACGCACGAATCCCCCGCACTGCATTTTTACCCAGCACCACAAGTCAACTCTATATGACGCCATTCTCACACCAGCCACTGGCACCGCCTCATCCAATGCAATTCCACTATCCTCCATACAGCGCATACGGAATGTATCCATACATGCCCAGAAACTCAACACCATACTACCAGGATTTCCCACCAATGGCGCAATCCATATACCCTGCCACAAGAGGGCAGAGTCAGGAACCAGAGGAAAGTGAATTCGACGAcgaagacgaagaagaagaagaagaggaggaggaggagaGCGCAGACCTCGCCATCGAAGACGGAGCAACACCTACACCAATATTCACAAGACATCCAATACACAACGATACAATCAGCGGGGAAATCAGAATCATGCAGGACCGTTTCAGCTTcgatttcaatttgaaaagcgAATCTGTAGACAGAAAGATGTTTCTGAGCATCTGCAACAAGATATGGAAAGAATCCAAGGAACTTGCCAGAAACAACCGGTCGCCACGCTGA